The Peptococcaceae bacterium 1198_IL3148 genome includes a region encoding these proteins:
- the nadE gene encoding NAD(+) synthase codes for MLIKELADKLTAWLDNMLKETGTESFIVGLSGGIDSAVVAALCSRAKPNDTYGYIMPCHSNPDDAKYGQMVADAFNIPTKVVALDDVFDTMLLKLTDERYEDNITNLTFANIKPRLRMTTLYFYAAKHKGLVVGTGNKAEITVGFYTKYGDGGCDILPLANLSKAKVFEMAKYLGVPQPIIDKRPSAGLWHGHDDEDEMGITYKDLDHYIETGEAKPEVKKVIERLNRKSEHKRHMPPTPPDF; via the coding sequence AGGAGCTAGCGGACAAACTAACAGCATGGTTAGACAACATGCTGAAAGAAACTGGTACTGAGAGCTTTATTGTGGGACTAAGTGGCGGTATTGATTCCGCAGTTGTGGCAGCGTTGTGCTCAAGGGCAAAGCCCAATGATACTTATGGATATATTATGCCGTGTCACAGTAATCCGGATGATGCAAAATATGGTCAAATGGTAGCTGATGCCTTTAATATACCAACAAAAGTGGTGGCCTTAGATGACGTTTTTGATACTATGTTGTTAAAATTGACTGATGAACGATATGAAGACAATATAACAAATCTGACATTTGCTAATATTAAGCCACGCTTACGGATGACTACATTGTATTTCTATGCTGCCAAGCACAAAGGACTGGTTGTGGGCACTGGAAACAAAGCAGAGATTACTGTGGGCTTCTACACTAAGTACGGTGATGGTGGTTGCGACATATTGCCATTGGCTAATTTATCTAAAGCTAAAGTATTTGAAATGGCAAAATATTTAGGGGTGCCACAACCGATTATTGATAAGCGACCTTCGGCTGGATTATGGCATGGACATGATGACGAAGACGAAATGGGTATTACCTACAAGGATTTAGATCATTATATTGAAACCGGTGAAGCTAAACCAGAGGTGAAAAAAGTTATTGAAAGATTAAATCGCAAAAGCGAGCATAAAAGACATATGCCCCCAACACCTCCGGACTTTTAA
- a CDS encoding YebC/PmpR family DNA-binding transcriptional regulator → MAGHSKWATIKRKKAKVDAQRGKVFTRLSKEIILAARLGGGDPAGNMRLKTAIEKAKEANLPKDSIQRAIMKGTGQLSGSNMEELVYEGYGPGGVAVLMNIMTDNRNRTAGEVRHIFSKNGGNLGESGCVSWMFDRKGLLVIEKESNNIDEEELMMIALEAGAEDIKEEEEAFEVYTAPESFADVIKAIEDQGITLEEAEIAMIPQTTVKLEGAEAEKMIKLIDLLEEHDDIDDVYTNFDMDE, encoded by the coding sequence ATGGCTGGACATTCAAAGTGGGCAACCATTAAGCGCAAAAAAGCTAAGGTGGATGCCCAAAGAGGAAAAGTTTTCACTAGATTAAGTAAAGAGATTATTCTTGCTGCTAGATTGGGTGGCGGTGACCCAGCAGGCAACATGAGACTTAAAACAGCCATAGAAAAGGCTAAAGAAGCTAATTTGCCAAAGGATAGCATCCAACGGGCAATAATGAAGGGTACTGGGCAACTTAGTGGCAGTAATATGGAAGAGTTGGTATATGAAGGTTACGGTCCCGGTGGTGTGGCGGTGCTAATGAATATCATGACTGACAACCGCAACCGCACTGCTGGTGAGGTGCGACATATTTTTTCTAAAAACGGTGGCAATCTCGGCGAAAGTGGTTGCGTTTCTTGGATGTTTGACCGCAAAGGTTTATTGGTCATTGAAAAGGAAAGCAACAATATTGATGAAGAAGAACTGATGATGATTGCTTTAGAAGCCGGAGCAGAAGACATCAAGGAAGAGGAAGAGGCTTTTGAAGTTTATACCGCTCCCGAAAGCTTTGCCGATGTAATTAAAGCTATTGAAGACCAAGGTATTACCTTAGAAGAGGCAGAAATTGCCATGATTCCCCAGACCACTGTTAAGCTTGAAGGTGCAGAGGCGGAAAAAATGATTAAGTTGATTGACTTATTGGAAGAACATGATGACATTGACGATGTTTATACAAATTTTGATATGGACGAATAA
- the ruvC gene encoding crossover junction endodeoxyribonuclease RuvC, with protein MIIMGIDPGTAITGYGVVSYNGNSFKLIECGAVYTEAGIPLYKRLYTIYSDLTELIQRHRPDQYAVEELFFNKNVKTALAVGHARGVALLAGANAGLDVFEYTPLQVKQAVVGYGRADKQQVQFMIKTMLNLASAPKPDDVADAIAVAICHGHFIHSAGRVSL; from the coding sequence ATGATAATTATGGGTATAGACCCGGGAACGGCCATCACTGGATATGGCGTTGTCAGCTATAATGGTAACAGCTTTAAATTAATTGAATGTGGTGCTGTTTATACCGAAGCCGGTATACCGTTGTATAAGCGTTTATATACAATTTACAGCGATTTAACTGAATTAATTCAAAGGCATCGACCGGATCAATATGCGGTGGAAGAGCTGTTTTTTAATAAAAATGTAAAAACTGCCCTAGCCGTTGGGCATGCCCGTGGGGTAGCGCTTTTGGCTGGGGCAAACGCTGGTTTAGATGTGTTTGAATATACGCCGCTACAGGTAAAACAGGCTGTGGTGGGATATGGCCGGGCCGATAAACAGCAGGTGCAATTTATGATTAAAACCATGCTTAATTTAGCATCAGCGCCTAAACCGGATGATGTTGCAGATGCGATAGCGGTGGCCATATGCCACGGTCATTTTATCCATAGTGCTGGGAGGGTATCGCTGTGA
- the ruvA gene encoding Holliday junction branch migration protein RuvA, which produces MIAFLRGILAAESPGQIVVDVHGVGYKLMVPHSTLASMPSIGQEVFVFTHMVVREDDMQLYGFQSEDELAVFLLLLNVSGMGPKGALSVLSVYPPDSIRGFIGNEDVTALTRVPGVGKKTAQRLILELKDKIGKVITGSKQGGAAIANDGGIIRDAEFALVALGYTQSEASDAVGKALNNENTVIKDASELIKQALKYLMKE; this is translated from the coding sequence GTGATTGCATTTTTAAGAGGAATATTGGCTGCAGAATCTCCGGGACAAATTGTGGTGGATGTGCATGGAGTTGGCTACAAATTAATGGTTCCCCACTCCACATTGGCATCTATGCCCAGTATCGGTCAGGAGGTTTTTGTCTTCACCCATATGGTGGTACGTGAAGATGATATGCAACTTTATGGGTTTCAAAGCGAGGATGAATTGGCAGTATTTTTGTTATTGTTAAATGTATCTGGCATGGGTCCTAAGGGTGCTCTGTCAGTACTTTCTGTTTATCCACCGGACAGTATTCGAGGATTTATTGGCAACGAAGATGTCACTGCGCTGACCCGAGTGCCGGGTGTAGGTAAGAAAACCGCTCAGCGGTTGATTTTGGAACTGAAGGATAAGATTGGCAAAGTGATAACCGGTTCCAAACAAGGTGGTGCGGCGATAGCCAACGATGGCGGAATAATCAGAGATGCGGAATTTGCTTTAGTTGCTTTAGGATATACACAATCTGAAGCCTCTGATGCCGTCGGCAAAGCACTGAACAATGAAAATACAGTAATTAAAGATGCGTCGGAATTAATTAAACAGGCCTTAAAATATTTGATGAAAGAATAA
- the ruvB gene encoding Holliday junction branch migration DNA helicase RuvB, translating to MIERDERIVSAAERTEDQEVEYGIRPKVLAEYIGQQKVKETIDIFMKAAKGRGETLDHVLLFGPPGLGKTTLATIIANEMGVAIRTTSGPAIERPGDLAAILTNLNAGDVLFIDEIHRLSRSVEEVLYPAMEDFALDIIIGKGPSARSIRLDLPTFTLVGATTRAGLLSAPLRDRFGVISRLEYYRTEELAEILRRSASILNIQLDPSGAEEIARRSRGTPRIANRLLKRVRDYAQVKADGLITAAVADAALKFLEVDALGLDKTDLRILKTIITNFAGGPVGLDTLAASTSEEAGTVEDVIEPYLLQLGMLSRTPRGRVATPLAYKHLGIAMSQQSEQVKIFEE from the coding sequence ATGATAGAAAGAGATGAGCGAATTGTTTCTGCGGCTGAGAGGACTGAAGATCAGGAAGTAGAATACGGAATCAGACCCAAGGTGTTGGCAGAATATATTGGTCAGCAAAAAGTAAAGGAAACCATAGATATATTTATGAAGGCAGCCAAAGGGCGCGGCGAAACATTAGATCATGTGCTACTATTCGGTCCACCGGGCTTGGGCAAGACAACATTGGCAACGATTATTGCCAATGAAATGGGGGTTGCTATTCGCACCACCAGTGGGCCAGCAATTGAACGTCCCGGTGACTTGGCGGCCATCCTTACTAACCTTAATGCCGGTGATGTTCTGTTCATTGACGAAATTCATCGCTTGAGTCGTTCGGTGGAAGAGGTACTTTATCCCGCCATGGAGGACTTTGCTTTAGATATTATTATTGGAAAAGGCCCCAGTGCCCGTTCTATCCGTTTAGATTTGCCGACCTTTACTTTGGTGGGAGCCACCACTAGGGCAGGATTGCTATCGGCGCCGCTGAGAGATCGTTTTGGAGTAATCAGTAGGCTGGAGTATTATCGCACCGAGGAGTTGGCCGAGATATTGCGTCGATCTGCCAGTATTCTGAATATCCAATTAGATCCCAGCGGAGCAGAGGAAATTGCTCGCCGTTCCCGGGGAACCCCGAGAATAGCTAATCGACTATTAAAGCGAGTGCGGGATTATGCTCAGGTAAAGGCCGACGGATTAATCACCGCTGCTGTGGCCGATGCCGCTTTGAAATTTCTTGAAGTGGATGCCTTGGGTTTAGATAAGACTGATTTACGGATACTAAAGACTATTATCACTAATTTTGCCGGTGGTCCTGTTGGGTTAGACACGTTGGCGGCATCCACCAGTGAAGAGGCGGGCACAGTGGAGGACGTGATCGAACCTTATTTGCTCCAATTGGGCATGCTGTCAAGGACACCCCGGGGGCGAGTGGCCACTCCGTTGGCCTATAAACATTTGGGCATCGCAATGTCGCAACAGTCAGAACAAGTGAAAATTTTTGAAGAGTAA
- a CDS encoding epoxyqueuosine reductase QueH, with the protein MAKILLHTCCGPCSIYPLEHLQNENLDIVAHFYNPNIHPFTEWQKRKENFEQFTEREGIKTIIEDDYDLEGFLQNVVHREANRCRYCYNMRLSRAAQIARKGKFDAFTTTLLVSPFQKHDILKEIGEAVGEKYGVPFYYVDFRPGYKDAYKKAKETGHYTQQYCGCIYSEKDRYFPRFMKQKGAK; encoded by the coding sequence TTGGCCAAAATACTACTGCATACTTGTTGTGGGCCATGTTCCATTTACCCACTGGAACATTTACAAAATGAGAATTTAGACATTGTGGCCCATTTTTATAATCCTAACATTCATCCCTTTACAGAGTGGCAGAAAAGAAAAGAGAACTTTGAACAGTTTACCGAAAGAGAAGGCATTAAAACTATTATTGAAGACGATTATGATTTAGAGGGCTTTTTGCAAAACGTAGTGCATCGAGAAGCTAACCGCTGTCGTTATTGCTATAACATGAGGTTGAGTAGGGCAGCACAAATTGCTCGCAAAGGTAAATTTGATGCCTTTACCACCACACTGCTAGTCAGTCCCTTTCAAAAGCATGACATATTGAAGGAAATTGGTGAAGCGGTGGGTGAAAAATACGGTGTGCCCTTTTATTATGTAGATTTTCGCCCCGGTTATAAGGATGCCTATAAAAAGGCTAAAGAAACGGGACACTATACCCAACAATACTGTGGTTGCATTTATAGTGAAAAGGATCGTTATTTTCCGCGCTTTATGAAACAGAAAGGAGCGAAATAA
- a CDS encoding DUF2905 domain-containing protein encodes MDPIQSMGKMVLLLGVLLIVVGGLMLVAGKIPGIGKLPGDIFIQRGNFTFFFPVVSMILISVVLTLIINIFLRR; translated from the coding sequence ATGGATCCGATACAGTCCATGGGTAAAATGGTGCTGCTGCTGGGTGTTTTGTTAATTGTGGTGGGCGGCTTAATGTTAGTGGCTGGAAAGATTCCTGGCATAGGAAAGTTGCCAGGGGATATTTTTATTCAAAGGGGTAACTTTACCTTTTTCTTTCCGGTAGTAAGCATGATTTTAATTAGTGTAGTACTGACATTGATTATAAATATTTTTTTAAGAAGATGA
- a CDS encoding SpoIID/LytB domain-containing protein encodes MRKNIVYILLVLTLATGYGGDFIKAAEASVSVIPTNIRIGLQREITEIKFSVQGAYTILRGNNGELITMAEPGKIYTLQRIEHHLGSPLIGVTCDGEQIATFTGSIVLEQVNREVSILSGNGALAKKASGLGLSAIDSSGATTMLSKDIANYSVLTSEGVSNLKVDDKLPLVTLHNQGGSKRYRGNFDFRLDSKGITVINYLPLEEYLYSVVSSEMYADWPTEALKAQAVVARTYALYSNGQYLAQGFDIPANQQSQVYLGYDQETSTTIKAVDETRGQVLTYRGQLILATFHSSSGGYTGNCGDIWHEDVPYLKAKKDPYDINNQHYNWSVNLSAPQLVALLTAQNIFYSQVLDMEVERDQTGSRVKKLFIKGLDVAGEYKETIISNADQVRFLLGLKSSLFTMEKVFDEEDNLISLTIKGNGNGHGIGMSQYGARGMAIEGYNCQDILQYYYTGVKLESNYGM; translated from the coding sequence ATGAGAAAAAATATAGTATATATATTGTTGGTCCTTACTTTAGCAACGGGATATGGTGGCGATTTTATTAAAGCTGCCGAGGCCAGCGTTTCAGTGATACCCACCAATATTCGCATTGGACTGCAACGGGAAATTACCGAAATCAAATTTTCTGTTCAGGGTGCATATACCATATTAAGGGGTAATAATGGTGAGCTGATTACCATGGCTGAGCCGGGAAAAATTTATACTTTGCAAAGAATTGAGCACCACTTAGGTTCACCGCTGATTGGAGTAACCTGTGATGGTGAACAAATAGCAACCTTTACCGGCTCAATTGTGTTGGAGCAGGTCAATCGGGAAGTTAGTATTCTAAGCGGTAACGGAGCATTAGCCAAAAAGGCCAGTGGTTTAGGACTGTCGGCCATAGACAGCAGCGGCGCCACCACCATGTTATCAAAGGATATTGCCAATTATAGTGTTTTAACCAGCGAAGGAGTTAGCAACCTAAAGGTAGACGATAAATTACCGTTGGTAACGTTGCACAATCAAGGGGGCAGCAAGAGATACCGGGGTAATTTTGACTTTAGATTGGATAGCAAAGGGATCACGGTGATCAATTACCTTCCGCTGGAAGAATATTTGTATAGCGTGGTGTCCAGTGAAATGTATGCTGATTGGCCCACTGAAGCTTTGAAAGCTCAAGCGGTTGTGGCTCGTACATATGCGCTATATTCCAATGGCCAATATTTGGCCCAGGGGTTTGACATACCAGCTAACCAACAAAGCCAAGTATATCTTGGTTATGACCAAGAAACATCCACCACCATCAAGGCGGTGGACGAAACCCGAGGACAAGTATTGACCTATCGGGGACAATTAATATTGGCGACTTTTCATTCCAGTAGCGGGGGCTATACTGGGAATTGTGGTGACATTTGGCATGAAGATGTTCCCTACCTTAAAGCAAAGAAAGATCCCTATGATATAAATAATCAACATTATAATTGGTCAGTTAATTTAAGCGCCCCGCAATTGGTCGCATTACTCACTGCCCAAAATATTTTTTACAGCCAAGTGCTGGATATGGAAGTGGAGCGAGACCAGACTGGCTCTCGGGTTAAAAAATTGTTTATCAAGGGTTTAGACGTGGCTGGTGAATATAAAGAAACTATAATAAGTAATGCTGATCAAGTACGCTTTTTGTTAGGACTAAAGAGCAGTCTGTTCACCATGGAAAAGGTTTTTGATGAGGAAGACAATTTAATTTCGTTGACAATTAAAGGCAACGGCAACGGTCATGGTATTGGTATGAGCCAATATGGTGCCCGGGGCATGGCCATAGAAGGTTATAATTGCCAAGATATTTTGCAATACTATTACACAGGTGTGAAGTTAGAATCAAATTACGGAATGTAG
- the queA gene encoding tRNA preQ1(34) S-adenosylmethionine ribosyltransferase-isomerase QueA → MYKLTDYDYYLPEELIAQEPIDKRDQSRLLVMYKDTDLIEHRHFKDIIKYLKPNDTLVLNETKVLPARIFGIRQNTGAKIEVLLLKQLSADRWEVLVKPGKRAQVGDKILFYNDQQQQLMAADILEKTDVGGRILQFKYQGSFLEILDRIGAMPLPPYIKKELQDKQRYQTVYAQVEGSAAAPTAGLHFTPELLQQLKDKGINIAKILLHVGLGTFRPVNVDDIREHAMHSEYYEISPQAADTINQTKRRGGRVIAVGTTSVRTLETTADERGMVHAGSGYTDIFIYPGYVFKCVDAMVTNFHLPKSTLMMLISALAGREKILATYKVAVEQKYRFFSFGDAMLII, encoded by the coding sequence ATGTATAAACTAACAGATTATGACTATTATTTACCAGAAGAATTAATCGCTCAGGAGCCAATAGATAAACGTGATCAATCTCGGTTATTGGTGATGTACAAAGACACAGATTTAATTGAACATCGGCACTTTAAGGATATAATTAAATACTTAAAACCCAATGATACTCTGGTACTCAACGAAACCAAGGTGTTACCAGCACGCATTTTTGGCATACGCCAAAATACAGGTGCTAAAATAGAAGTTTTGTTATTAAAACAATTGTCAGCCGATCGTTGGGAAGTGTTGGTGAAACCCGGCAAACGGGCTCAGGTTGGTGATAAAATACTCTTTTATAATGATCAGCAACAACAGCTAATGGCGGCTGACATATTAGAAAAAACCGATGTCGGTGGTCGAATATTACAATTTAAGTACCAAGGGAGTTTCTTGGAAATTCTGGACCGCATTGGGGCGATGCCATTGCCTCCCTATATAAAAAAAGAATTACAAGATAAGCAGCGTTACCAAACGGTTTATGCACAGGTTGAAGGCTCTGCTGCCGCCCCCACAGCGGGGTTGCATTTTACACCGGAGCTTTTACAACAATTAAAGGACAAGGGCATTAACATAGCAAAAATACTGCTACATGTGGGATTGGGTACTTTCCGACCGGTTAATGTAGATGATATCAGAGAGCATGCCATGCATTCAGAGTACTATGAAATTAGCCCACAAGCAGCTGATACCATCAATCAGACCAAGCGGCGGGGCGGACGGGTAATTGCGGTGGGTACAACCAGTGTACGCACGCTGGAAACCACTGCTGATGAAAGGGGCATGGTGCATGCCGGCAGCGGTTATACCGATATCTTTATTTATCCCGGATATGTCTTTAAATGTGTAGATGCCATGGTAACCAACTTTCATTTACCTAAATCAACATTAATGATGCTGATCTCCGCGTTGGCGGGAAGAGAAAAGATTTTGGCCACATATAAAGTGGCAGTGGAACAGAAATACAGATTTTTTAGTTTTGGCGATGCCATGCTAATTATATAA
- the tgt gene encoding tRNA guanosine(34) transglycosylase Tgt produces MKPAVTIAIDKQDTRTRARLGRLSTPHGEVETPIFMPVGTQASVKTMLPEEVREVGGRLILSNTYHLYLRPGHDLIKEAGGLHNFMNWHGPILTDSGGFQVFSLGDLRKITEEGVEFRSHHDGSKHLFTPEKVMEIEMALGSDIAMAFDECAPYPCDHSYAKKSLALTTRWAKRCKAAHHREDQALFGIIQGSVFKDLREQSVKELVEMDFPGYGIGGLSVGEPKPLMYEMLEHTIPLIPVDKPRYLMGVGSPDCLVEGVMRGVDMFDCVLPTRTARTGTVFTQYGKLNVRNAQYARDFTPIDEDCECYVCKNYTRAYIRHLLKANEVVGIRLTTWHNLYFIHKLMEKIRDAIRNDRLPEFRNEFFDKYKMQ; encoded by the coding sequence ATGAAACCAGCAGTTACTATTGCAATTGACAAGCAAGATACTCGTACAAGGGCCAGACTGGGGCGATTGTCCACACCACATGGTGAGGTGGAAACTCCGATTTTTATGCCGGTGGGTACCCAGGCCTCGGTGAAGACAATGTTACCAGAAGAGGTGCGAGAGGTAGGAGGCCGGCTGATATTAAGCAACACCTATCACCTTTATTTAAGACCTGGGCACGATTTGATAAAGGAGGCTGGCGGATTACATAACTTTATGAATTGGCATGGGCCTATTCTTACCGACAGTGGTGGCTTTCAAGTTTTTAGTTTGGGAGACTTAAGAAAAATCACCGAAGAGGGAGTTGAATTTCGCTCCCATCATGATGGCTCCAAGCATCTGTTTACACCAGAAAAGGTGATGGAGATTGAAATGGCACTGGGGTCCGATATTGCCATGGCCTTTGATGAATGTGCCCCTTACCCCTGTGACCACAGCTACGCAAAAAAATCTCTGGCTTTAACCACCCGTTGGGCTAAACGATGCAAAGCGGCCCATCATCGAGAGGATCAAGCCTTATTTGGCATTATTCAGGGCTCTGTTTTTAAAGATTTAAGGGAGCAAAGCGTTAAAGAACTGGTGGAAATGGATTTTCCCGGTTACGGCATTGGTGGACTGTCGGTGGGGGAACCGAAGCCACTGATGTATGAAATGTTGGAACACACCATTCCATTAATTCCGGTAGATAAACCGCGTTACTTGATGGGGGTTGGATCTCCCGATTGCTTAGTGGAGGGAGTTATGCGCGGGGTGGACATGTTTGACTGTGTATTGCCCACCAGAACCGCCCGTACCGGAACGGTATTTACCCAATACGGTAAACTAAACGTGCGCAATGCCCAGTATGCCAGGGATTTTACACCCATTGATGAAGATTGTGAATGTTATGTGTGTAAGAATTATACCAGAGCTTATATCAGACATTTGCTGAAAGCTAATGAAGTCGTGGGAATTCGTTTAACAACTTGGCACAACTTGTATTTTATTCATAAGTTAATGGAAAAGATAAGGGATGCCATTAGAAATGATCGTTTGCCAGAGTTTAGAAATGAGTTCTTTGACAAATATAAAATGCAATAA
- the yajC gene encoding preprotein translocase subunit YajC, with protein MDPQVVSILYIVALFALLYFLFIRPQQKRQKQHQKMLGELQVNDEITTVGGILGTVVKIKEDTVVLRLADNVRVEFLKNAVGQVRKKANEPKED; from the coding sequence ATGGATCCACAAGTGGTATCAATACTGTACATAGTGGCGTTATTTGCTTTGCTATATTTCTTATTTATCCGCCCACAGCAAAAACGTCAGAAACAACATCAAAAAATGCTAGGCGAATTACAAGTAAATGATGAGATTACTACTGTTGGCGGCATTTTGGGCACAGTGGTAAAAATCAAAGAAGATACTGTTGTTTTAAGATTAGCAGACAATGTTAGGGTTGAATTCTTAAAAAATGCTGTTGGTCAAGTTCGCAAAAAAGCAAATGAGCCGAAGGAAGATTAA
- a CDS encoding HD domain-containing protein, which yields MITLEDIKKNPIIDSCIRKGNEFLGAMGFTEHSYRHINLVSCIAENIIDKLGYPKRDAELAAIAGYLHDIGNVVSRNDHGISGAHIAFPILLQMGMDPDETATVVSAIANHEEQYGHPVNHISAALILADKSDVHRSRVRNSDFATFDIHDRVNYAAEHAFVYVDEQNRTITMELSIDISICPVMEYFEIFLQRMMLCRRAANHLGCNFELVINGAKLL from the coding sequence GTGATTACGTTAGAGGACATCAAAAAAAATCCAATCATTGATTCATGTATTAGAAAAGGCAATGAATTTTTAGGGGCGATGGGCTTTACCGAACACAGTTATCGCCACATCAACCTAGTATCCTGCATTGCGGAAAATATCATAGATAAATTGGGTTACCCCAAACGAGATGCAGAATTGGCTGCCATTGCTGGCTATCTGCACGACATTGGTAATGTGGTTAGCAGAAACGACCATGGTATATCAGGTGCCCATATTGCTTTCCCCATCCTGTTACAAATGGGTATGGACCCAGACGAGACGGCCACAGTGGTGTCGGCCATAGCAAATCACGAAGAACAATACGGCCATCCAGTTAATCATATATCAGCGGCTTTAATCCTGGCAGATAAATCCGATGTGCATCGTTCCCGGGTGCGCAATAGTGATTTTGCCACCTTTGACATCCATGATCGGGTAAATTATGCTGCCGAGCATGCCTTTGTTTATGTGGATGAACAGAATCGAACCATTACCATGGAATTATCAATTGACATTTCTATTTGTCCAGTAATGGAGTATTTTGAAATTTTTTTACAACGGATGATGCTATGTCGACGGGCGGCCAACCACCTAGGCTGCAACTTTGAATTGGTAATAAATGGTGCCAAGCTGTTATAA
- the secD gene encoding protein translocase subunit SecD — protein MRRGSVTKLVCVLTVVAVIAVLAFAPIFEEKVSWLPLYKDINLGLDLQGGVHVVLEAKDTEDIKVDQEKMAQLKATIDRRVNAFGVSEPIVQQEGDRRIVVELAGIDDPDAAVESIVKTAYLEFIGPDGEVILTGADLKDAVEVRDPQTNEVQVSLAFTEAGTEKFADATTKFVRQQIGIVLDGNMLQNPVVNQPILDGKAVITGYNSFEEAHEIAVLLRSGALPLKVEVMEKRTVGPTLGQDSLDKSVVAGIIGFTMVVAFMILYYRVPGIIANIALLVYTIIVLALYIALDVVLTLPGIAGFILSVGVAVDANVLIFERVKEELRNGKSLRTAIDSGFKRAYIAVVDANVTTLLAAGVLYYFGASMVKGFALTLSIGILVSMFTAITLTRSLLKLTAETGWVKNTKYYGA, from the coding sequence ATGAGGCGGGGTAGTGTAACAAAGCTGGTTTGCGTACTAACAGTAGTGGCAGTCATTGCAGTGCTGGCATTTGCACCGATTTTTGAAGAAAAAGTGTCATGGTTGCCATTATATAAAGACATCAACCTTGGCTTGGATTTGCAGGGCGGAGTGCATGTGGTTTTAGAAGCTAAAGATACAGAAGATATTAAAGTAGACCAAGAAAAAATGGCACAACTAAAGGCAACTATTGATCGACGCGTCAATGCCTTTGGCGTTTCTGAGCCGATAGTACAACAAGAGGGTGACCGCAGGATTGTGGTGGAATTGGCTGGCATTGATGATCCCGATGCAGCGGTTGAATCCATTGTTAAAACAGCCTACTTAGAATTTATTGGCCCCGATGGAGAAGTAATCTTAACCGGGGCTGACCTAAAGGATGCAGTAGAGGTTAGGGATCCCCAAACCAATGAAGTGCAAGTTAGTTTGGCATTTACCGAAGCAGGTACTGAAAAATTTGCCGACGCCACCACCAAATTTGTGCGTCAACAAATTGGCATTGTGCTGGATGGCAATATGTTGCAAAACCCAGTGGTTAACCAGCCAATTTTAGATGGTAAGGCAGTAATTACTGGATACAACAGTTTTGAAGAAGCTCATGAAATTGCAGTATTGCTACGCTCCGGTGCGCTGCCATTAAAGGTAGAAGTGATGGAAAAAAGAACGGTGGGACCCACTTTGGGTCAGGACTCATTGGACAAGTCTGTGGTGGCAGGGATCATCGGTTTTACTATGGTTGTTGCCTTTATGATTTTGTATTACCGAGTGCCTGGAATTATTGCTAATATAGCTTTGTTAGTTTATACAATCATCGTCTTAGCATTGTATATCGCTTTGGATGTGGTGTTAACACTGCCCGGTATTGCAGGTTTTATCCTGTCAGTAGGTGTAGCAGTGGATGCCAACGTATTGATTTTTGAACGCGTTAAAGAAGAATTAAGAAACGGCAAAAGTTTGCGCACTGCCATTGACTCCGGCTTTAAACGGGCCTATATAGCGGTGGTGGATGCTAACGTAACCACATTATTAGCTGCTGGCGTACTTTACTATTTTGGTGCCAGTATGGTGAAAGGTTTTGCCTTGACGTTGTCCATTGGTATTTTGGTTAGTATGTTTACTGCCATTACACTAACTCGTTCGTTATTAAAGTTAACTGCTGAGACCGGTTGGGTTAAAAATACCAAGTACTATGGGGCATAG